AAGACCATAACGGAAGCTGTGGCAGCAGCTGGTGGGGGCAAAAGAACTGTTATATACGTGAAAGCTGGAGTTTATAAGGAAAATGTGGATATTAAGAGATCAGCTAAAAATATAATGTTGGTTGGGGATGGTATTGATGCCACCATCGTTACCGGTAGCAAGAATGCTCAAACCACAACCACTTTTCGTTCAGCAACTGTTGGTAAGCTCTTTCATGCAACATGCataaattttgttcaattaagtaaaaaaaattttaatagtaaaaacaCAAGTCAATTTTGACAACTTTTTGTCTGTCCCCTATTTCACCAACAATCACTAAAAgtaatgattaaaaaaataacaatcatCAAACATTACTTTGTACAACATAAcgaaaaaataatagtaaaaaaaggtaaataaacATCCTTTTCTACCTTTTTGACCaacaacttaataattaagagtcgttaatttcttctttcaggTGTTTCGGGTGACGGCTTCATAGCTCGTGACATGACCTTCGAGAACACCGCCGGACCCCAGAAACACCAGGCGGTGGCCTTCCGGTCTGGCTCCGATTTCTCGGTTTTCTACCGTTGCAGCTTCAAAGGTTACCAAGATACATTATACGTCTACTCTCAACGCCAATTTTATCGCGACTGCGACATTTATGGAACTGTGGACTTCATATTCGGTGATGCCGTTGCCGTTTTCCAGAGCTGCAACATCTACATCCGTCGACCAATGAGCGGCCAAAAGAACACCGTCACGGCACAAGGGAGAACCGACCAGAATGAGAATACGGGCATAGTCATCCACAATTCACGAGTGACAGCGTCGTCGGATATGAAAGCGGTTCAGGGTTCGTTCAAGAGTTATTTGGGGAGGCCATGGCAGAAATATTCAAGAACTGTGTTCATGAGAAGCACTTTGGATGGACTGATTGATAGAGAAGGTTGGTTACCATGGAGTGGAAATTTTGCTTTGAGTACTCTTTACTATGCTGAGTATATGAACACCGGTGCTGGAGCAGATACTAGTGGAAGGGTGAAATGGGGTGGATATCATGTTATAGGTGCCACAGAAGCCGCAAAATTCACCGTGGGGAATTTTTTGGCCGGAAATTCTTGGATTCCGGGCACCGGAGTGCCATTTGATGTTGGACTGTGATAATTTTCTTGATTGGGTTTATTTTCCCATTTGGAAAATGTAAATAGGAAAGTGACCCAGATGTTGAAATTACTTCGCTTTATAATATAGCACGAGTCAGTATACATAGGAGatagtaatattattatatggttgaatttgtcaaaagtgattctaaaaaaaatgtcaaaagtggaaaaagaaaataaaactgtTGTATAATTGGAATTAATACCATGCGTTTACGTTgctgtttttttaattaattttttcgtacaaattagaaatatattttaaaagataatattagTGCATGCTTGTATGGTTGTCAATCACACAAAAGCAGAATTTCTCATTTCATCAAGCTATTAGGCTAACTATACCAACTTTGACATTTTAAGTTTgagttatattatatttgtataaatcgATTAaagtattatattgtattttgattCTTCTATTGAAATATGAATAAATTGGTCCATATAAATTAGATGAAGGAACAAAATGATTCCTCTCTTAAGTTCACAAGCattttttaataacaaaattgatTCATATTTATAAGATTCACCTTCAATCCTTCTAAATAAAAGACATTCTAACAACATTTAAGACTCATTTTCCAAGAatctaacctttttttttgcCATCACCAATATTCATCTTGCCCTCATGGTTTTTTAGGAAACTCTTGAGACAACTGCTATTTCTAGTCATGTGCTTGGAACATCCATTACCAACGTGCACACATGACTAGTGGTAGCCGTCAAAGATTGATGTGCAACAATAAAAACACTTCTAGTCTTTTCTTCTCCATACTAACTTTTTCTTTGGCCCCTAATAGCTTTTCCTTGAGTTGCAATTGGAGTACCATCTTAGTGTTAGTTTCTTAGATCCTTTAGAAGCTTAAAACACCTTGGTCTGAAATGCTCTACAGACCATAGTGGCAAATAATCTCATGAGTATGCTTCTTATACCTCTGTGTGTGGATAGTTTCAACCTTCTTGGAGCATTTAGGTTGGTCAGCAACTCATCTGGCCTTGACAAACACAATTGGTTGtactattttatctttttgtccACATAGCTAAGTGCATCCTTACTAGGTTCTCTTCAACTATTTGTCAAAATCTCATCCAACTTGTCACTACAATAACCAAGTTTCTTCAACACAAATTGAGCAAAGGTATGTTCTTTCAATGTTGCTTCCAATGATCgagtcaataaatattatttattattattaactagtatattacatatttatattaatttttgacCCGATAATTTTGTTGATTGAATGGTCAATTAAGGTACAATGAAAAAATTGTAACAACTCTGTAAGTTAATcgctattatttttattaattaaaaggcTTATTTAGTGAATGTGCAAAGACCCAAGTGGCAAATATACCCTTTTATTATAGTGGACGGTTAAAGTATGACTTTAGTcttattttttctattgaaaatttataattaaaggttaaaagaataataaacattaaacgAAAACAAaggtggaaagaaagagaatttTTCATTCTCATCTTCTCCACCGTACAACACCATTGAGAAGGAAAAAAGAACCTTCAAAGTCTTTTGAATATTCGACCCTTGCATGTGAGTAATTCTGAGGCCCGATTTTTGTAAAGTTTATGGTTTTGATATCGTTGtgacttaatctagctagcctagggactatttcataaaactattaaagttttgaaatgttttcattgatggtttttaatgtttttttttttgttaatagcTTGGTTGTAAGCTTAGATTTGATCATGTACTaagttgtaaaatgaaattgattaaatttaagtttagggacaaaaatgaaaatatttcattttggcATGAAAGttctataattatttattctaGAGGGCTGTATAAAGATTTATGTGAAATTGGATTGACAAACGAGGCTTAATTTTGAAAGATATGATAGTTTCAGTTTTAGGGgctaaactaaataaattacaaaacttCAGGGAAATTGTGTATAATGAAATTAGGTTGTCATATGTGTTCATATGGGCAAGTGACACGGCTGTGCTCTTCATCAAATAGGAAGTTTTGGGGAAACACAATTTCAGTTTGTTACACAGGCTAGCCATACACTCATATGGTACTATTGATTTGGTCACTAGATTTTTCACACGGTCTCAGTTTGTCACACGGTCTGACTACACGACCGTCTGATTGTTTGTAAGTTTTTTCATTTAGGTTCACACGGCTTTAGTAAGTTACACAGCCtagacacacaaccgtgtggctcCAGTTTCAAACTATCATCCTTTCTAACACGACTTAtgcacatgaccgtgtgaccctatttgaaaatttttcaatttaatttttgcatttaggtccacacggcTTCAGTGAGTTACTCAGCCTGGACACACAACTGTGTGGCTCCAGTTTCACACGATCACTCTTTGTAAAACGGCCTATGCATACGATCGTGTGAccctgttttgaaaattttcctgTTTGTGTGAAAGTTTTCAATTTACTCCTTATTTGTATATGGGTCAACTTAAGAACTTTCGTAAGCTCGGTTAAAACTCAGATTTGTttgtaaattatgttaaatatggATTATGAACTGTTTTGATtgtttatttgaatgattaaagttaaaattgtaTATGAACTATTCCGTTAACTATTATAGTATCTTATAGCTCTACTCCGGCAACTGACTGAGCGAggggttttataaaaaaatgtactTTACTTTGATCCACTTCACCAGCTTCTAATTCTCTATTTCCAAAAATGAGTTTTCTATCTAAGAGTCTACCATTCACCTTACATACTTGATCTAATTTATACAACATGATCTTGTAAGTCTTCATGAAATCTCTAGTTGATTTAGAGTCAAAGTAACTATGGGTGATCAATTGGTTGGTTCTATTGAAAA
The Gossypium raimondii isolate GPD5lz unplaced genomic scaffold, ASM2569854v1 Contig00255, whole genome shotgun sequence DNA segment above includes these coding regions:
- the LOC105794404 gene encoding pectinesterase, whose product is MDKLVVILTFFLTHFFIFPLGNFVNGATITSCTQTPYPDVCNFYMGNSLNVAANLDQTQFSFRDVAIQVTLSQAVQAHQLVSSMDSSSFDQRAKLAWNDCVELYEDTIHHLNLSKTTNNQIDSQTWLSAAIANQQTCQNGFIDFNLASHLQTLPSMLGNITKLISNSLAINKATTVTSSTSHSNFAKQVANRRLLSDGFPAWLSVADRKLLQTTGAPPKADIVVAQDGSGNFKTITEAVAAAGGGKRTVIYVKAGVYKENVDIKRSAKNIMLVGDGIDATIVTGSKNAQTTTTFRSATVGVSGDGFIARDMTFENTAGPQKHQAVAFRSGSDFSVFYRCSFKGYQDTLYVYSQRQFYRDCDIYGTVDFIFGDAVAVFQSCNIYIRRPMSGQKNTVTAQGRTDQNENTGIVIHNSRVTASSDMKAVQGSFKSYLGRPWQKYSRTVFMRSTLDGLIDREGWLPWSGNFALSTLYYAEYMNTGAGADTSGRVKWGGYHVIGATEAAKFTVGNFLAGNSWIPGTGVPFDVGL